In the genome of uncultured Sphaerochaeta sp., the window CTTTGGTCCGCAAGGCTCGGGCGTCTGCCAGGAAGAGTTCATGGGTACCGACAAAGAGGGTGATCGGGCAGAGGTCTTTCAATGAGCCATACAAGGGCGAGACCCGGTAGTCTTGCCCGGAAAGCTCCTTTCTCCAAGCTTTGCCGTACGTGACCAGCTTGTCGCGGTCAAGCATGGGGTCCCGCTCTGCAAGATAGTCGATGGCGATGTGCTTCAGCTCGATATCCAGCCAAGGGGAGAGGAGAAAGAGTTGGGAGAAGGGAAGGTGCTGTTCATCCCTGAGCAGTTGTGCAAGGGCAAGGGCAAGACCTCCCCCGGCCGAGTCTCCCCCCAGGATGAGTTGCTCGAACGAAAGGGTGGATGTGAAGCGTGCCAACAAGGAGAGCACCTCGCTTGCACCCTGATGGGGTGCCTTTGGATAGAGGGGTACAACGATGGTGCATGAGGCAAGTTTTGCCAAACGCTGCAAAAAGAACCAGTGGGCGAAGTAGGGTTGTTCCACATACGCCCCTCCATGCAGGTAGAGCACCACCTTGGCTGAGGTGGTGTCTCCCAGGGTGAACACCTGCATGCCTTCAAACGAAGACTCTGTGATGTTTGCAAACCGCTGCAGGCCCAGTGGAAGCGTGTAGGGCTGGCTGCTTATGACAGCCAACTGGTCCAGACTCTTGCGGATGGGGATGAGACTTTGCCGTATCATGAGGGTGAGGAGCCGCTCGCTCATATAGCTTGCTGCACTACGTTGCTCCCGGATCCTGATGATCAGGACGAAGAGCACGAGCGCCAGGGTGACGGTGGCGAGCAGCAGGCTTTCCATACTCAAAGAATGAACAGCAAGAGAATTGCTTGGTTGAAGAGATGGGTCAGGGCATGAGCCATCATGGCGTATTGCAGGCCCAATTTCAGGTAGAGCAGCCCGAATACCCAGCCCAGCACCCCGTTCAGGACGAGCGAGCGTACTACCAGCAGGGTAGTGAGGGTACCGAACGCAACCTGGGTTGCAGGGAGGTGGCCGAGGGCGAACAGCAGGGCTGCAAGCACATTGGCGATCTGAAAGAAGAGCGGGCGGATGGGTCTTTCCCCCCGCTTTGCATCAAAGATCCTGTCCATGAGGAAGACCAGCAGGGATAGGAAGAAGAGTCGCAGCATGATCTCCTCTATGACACCGCCGTAGAGCATTGCAAAGAGGAGGGCCGGAAGGGAGAATGCGTCCCTGGTATAGGTTGCTTTGATCTGGGGGATGACCGGGGCGAAGAGTGCGAGATCACTGAGCATG includes:
- a CDS encoding alpha/beta hydrolase, which gives rise to MESLLLATVTLALVLFVLIIRIREQRSAASYMSERLLTLMIRQSLIPIRKSLDQLAVISSQPYTLPLGLQRFANITESSFEGMQVFTLGDTTSAKVVLYLHGGAYVEQPYFAHWFFLQRLAKLASCTIVVPLYPKAPHQGASEVLSLLARFTSTLSFEQLILGGDSAGGGLALALAQLLRDEQHLPFSQLFLLSPWLDIELKHIAIDYLAERDPMLDRDKLVTYGKAWRKELSGQDYRVSPLYGSLKDLCPITLFVGTHELFLADARALRTKAKQDGATLEYHEGKKMNHDYPLFPIPEANRVIKRIARLIGEEI
- a CDS encoding CPBP family glutamic-type intramembrane protease — translated: MQLNRKALRFSLIAFPVGVVTSIYLALSNLNAMQQMGVEAPAFVLVLSSLIQIAGLYTLALGYLGFVLSERVGLAPVRTFGKRKAVIALAAGFCCALVMLSDLALFAPVIPQIKATYTRDAFSLPALLFAMLYGGVIEEIMLRLFFLSLLVFLMDRIFDAKRGERPIRPLFFQIANVLAALLFALGHLPATQVAFGTLTTLLVVRSLVLNGVLGWVFGLLYLKLGLQYAMMAHALTHLFNQAILLLFIL